A stretch of the Lactuca sativa cultivar Salinas chromosome 9, Lsat_Salinas_v11, whole genome shotgun sequence genome encodes the following:
- the LOC111881010 gene encoding L-type lectin-domain containing receptor kinase IX.1 has product MLILAYFLLLFIPYAATITFNLTNIGLQNQFKEITMTGAGYITDDGMQVSGPDRNGRAGRATYFKQLHLWDNTSRELVSFTSNFSFSINSNSDPEYGDGLTFFLAENNSVILAGGSMGLPINGLEHTKSPFVAVEFDTFSNPEWDPRNSSYDLIGDHVGINCNSLVSNTSQKWFSNITGGGVCQAWITYDSVSKNLSVSFTGFQNNTVVRQQLHHIIDLRSVLPEWVIFGFSAATGDAFQNNSVKSWAFNSSDLQYNANNVQPPSWSPKAMKGKTRTAVLVSSLVGLFVVISFLVVLGFCLWRRKKRREGKQGFNVVMDNVFEMGTGPKNFSYQQLARSTSDFAEDQKLGEGGFGGVYRGFLQDLSMHVAVKRVSKSSKQGIKEYASEVRIISRLRHRNLVQLTGWCHEKGELLLVYEFMENGSLDMHLFKGKSLLAWGTRYKIAQGLASALLYLHDEWEQCVLHRDIKSSNVMLDSNFNTKLGDFGLAKLVDHEKGSQTTLLAGTLGYMAPECVVTGKATRESDVFSFGVVALEIACGRKPIVYKAQENQIRLVDWVWELYGAGTLLEAVDPRLGSDYEGEEIKRLMMIGLWCVHPDMVVRPSMRQIIQVLNCEASLPILPSKMPVASYLSSPMSYSDGVASIIPTQSSSSTFYMGRS; this is encoded by the coding sequence ATGCTCATCTTAGCATACTTCCTTCTGCTCTTCATCCCTTATGCAGCTACAATTACATTCAATTTGACAAATATTGGTCTACAAAACCAGTTCAAGGAAATAACGATGACAGGTGCAGGATATATCACGGATGACGGAATGCAAGTAAGTGGCCCGGATCGGAATGGTAGAGCAGGACGGGCAACATACTTTAAACAGCTTCATCTCTGGGATAACACCTCTCGTGAACTAGTAAGCTTCACTAGCAATTTCTCCTTTTCAATTAATTCAAACTCGGATCCAGAGTATGGTGATGGTCTCACATTCTTCCTTGCCGAGAACAATTCCGTGATATTGGCCGGTGGGTCCATGGGGCTTCCCATCAATGGCTTAGAACACACGAAGAGCCCATTTGTTGCAGTGGAGTTTGATACATTTTCAAACCCAGAATGGGATCCAAGAAACTCTAGCTATGATTTGATAGGTGATCATGTAGGTATCAACTGTAACTCTCTTGTTTCTAATACGTCTCAAAAATGGTTCAGTAATATAACTGGTGGGGGAGTCTGTCAAGCTTGGATTACGTATGATTCTGTTTCAAAAAATCTTAGTGTTTCCTTCactggttttcaaaataatacagtTGTACGTCAACAACTTCATCACATAATTGATCTCAGGAGCGTGTTACCCGAATGGGTAATTTTCGGGTTTTCGGCTGCAACTGGAGATGCTTTCCAGAATAATTCTGTGAAATCTTGGGCATTCAATAGTTCTGATTTACAATATAATGCAAACAACGTGCAACCACCTAGTTGGAGCCCAAAGGCTATGAAGGGGAAAACCAGAACAGCAGTTCTGGTGAGCTCGTTGGTTGGAttatttgtggtgattagttTTCTGGTTGTGCTTGGTTTTTGTTTGTGGAGGAGAAAGAAAAGAAGGGAAGGGAAACAAGGATTTAACGTTGTGATGGACAACGTATTTGAAATGGGTACTGGGCCGAAAAACTTTAGTTACCAACAATTAGCTCGGTCAACCAGTGACTTCGCTGAGGATCAGAAACTTGGTGAAGGAGGTTTTGGTGGGGTCTACCGAGGTTTCTTGCAAGATTTGAGCATGCATGTTGCAGTCAAAAGGGTGTCGAAGAGTTCTAAACAAGGGATCAAGGAATATGCTTCAGAAGTGAGGATTATCAGCAGATTGAGGCACAGGAATCTAGTTCAACTCACAGGTTGGTGTCATGAGAAAGGTGAATTATTGCTTGTTTATGAGTTCATGGAGAACGGAAGCTTAGATATGCATCTCTTCAAGGGGAAAAGCTTGTTGGCATGGGGAACAAGGTATAAAATTGCCCAAGGCTTGGCTTCTGCTTTGTTGTATCTACATGATGAATGGGAGCAATGTGTTTTGCATAGAGATATCAAATCAAGCAATGTGATGCTGGACTCAAATTTTAATACAAAGCTTGGTGATTTTGGGTTAGCTAAGTTGGTTGACCACGAGAAAGGTTCACAGACAACGTTATTAGCTGGAACCTTAGGTTACATGGCTCCTGAATGCGTAGTAACCGGTAAGGCAACCAGAGAATCAGATGTATTCAGCTTTGGAGTCGTTGCTTTAGAAATAGCTTGTGGGAGAAAACCCATCGTGTACAAGGCTCAAGAAAACCAAATACGCTTAGTTGATTGGGTTTGGGAGCTCTATGGGGCTGGAACTCTTTTAGAAGCAGTCGATCCAAGACTAGGGTCAGATTATGAGGGAGAAGAAATCAAGCGTTTGATGATGATTGGTCTGTGGTGTGTTCACCCTGACATGGTCGTTCGTCCCTCCATGAGGCAAATTATTCAGGTACTGAACTGCGAAGCTTCACTGCCCATACTCCCCTCAAAGATGCCTGTGGCATCTTACTTGTCTTCTCCCATGTCTTATTCAGATGGTGTCGCTTCCATCATCCCAACCCAATCATCAAGCAGCACATTTTACATGGGTCGTTCCTGA